GATCGTCACCGAGATTCTCGACAAGGTCGTCGCCGATTTGCCGTACCGGTCCGGCGACGAGGTGGCTGTGCTGGTCAATGGCTTGGGGGCGACGCCTCTTGACGAGCAGTACATCGTCACCCGCAAGATCGACGCGTATCTCAAGGACAAGGGCATTTCGCCGTATCGCTACTATGTCGGCAATTATGCGACGGCCATCGACATGGCGGGCGTCTCCATCTCGCTGCTGAAATTGGATGACGAGCTCAAGGGCTACCTTGACGCTCCTGCGCAGACCCCGTTCTTTGTCCAGCTTTGAAATAGGAAGGGAAGCAATGACAAGTAAAAGTATGGTTATCGAATTCCTGCATCAGGCCTCCGAGATCATGGTCGAAAACAAGGACTATCTGATTTCGATTGATTCCATCGTCGGCGATGCCGACTTGGGGCTGACGATGTCCGACGGATTCACGGCTGCGTACGACGCGGTCAAGGATTCCGATCAGGAGGATCTGGGCAAGTTGCTGTATGCCGCCGGCAAGGCCATGAGCATCAAGGTGCCTTCCACCATGGGCACGCTGATGGCCTCGGGACTCATGCAGGCTGCCAGAGCGCTTCGCGGAAAGACCGAATTCAGCGATGACGATTGGGTCTCGTTGTTTGAGGCCTATGAGCAGGGTGTCCAAAAACTGGGCAAGGCGAAAATCGGGGAGAAGACGTTCTTGGATGGTTTCGATCCCGGTGTCAAGGCCTTGAAGGATGCCGTGGCGGCCGGCAAGAGTCTGAAGGAAGCGGCGGCAACGGCTGCCGTCGCCGCAGAGAACGGCTTCAAGTCCACTGTCGGCATGCTTGCCATCCACGGCAGGGCGGCGATCCGTGGTGAGGAGTCGAGAAAGCTCGAGGACCCCGGTGCCAAAGTGGCGTCGCTGATCTTCCAGGCCTTCGACAAGGCCATGTAGGAATCCAAGCAATTGTTTCCGTGATTGACTAAAAAATATGTCGTCAGGGCGAGCCCTGACGACATTGTGTTTGTGGAGATGCCAGAAATTGATTGCAAAGACAGAAACCTCACTGATTGTAATAGTTTTCGTCTATTGCTTTCGCAAGCAACGTATGAAACGCTGTATATGAAGAGCACTTCAAGACACTTCAAACATGCCTAAATCATGAAACTCGTCACTCTTCTATGTATCATTATAACCATGACTAGACTCGAAGACGCGATAAGCCGTACGGGTCTTCCGCTGCACCGGGGATCTTTCAGGCGTAGACCAAATCTTATGGAACAGTATCAGCTCGCCCATGTTCGAGCGATTGTTGCAGCGGCTGGGTGCCATGTTCTCAGCTATGACTTTGATGAGGGTATCGATTTGGTTCTGCGCAGACTTGTAAACGGTGTGAAAGACGCAGAACTTGATGTCCAGCTGAAAGCAGTTTCCCATGGGAAATGCTGGAACGCTGAACATAATTTGATTCATGCTAAACTAAGCAAACTGCGGTATGACAATTCAATCATCGCCGGACCAAATTCGTCTGAGCGGCGCATCGTGGTAATCATGGATGTTCCCGACAACGTTGATGATTGGATAAAACTGGCTGATGAAGGTACTCTGCTGTCCAATAATTATTGGATGACCTGTGAAGGATTGCCGGAGCGCAACGAAGAGACGATAACGATAAGCGCGCCTGTGGAACACGTGTTCGACGACGCGGCGTTGTGCGAGATAATGGAGAAAGTCAAGGGAGGGATGCCGTTATGAACGATAGTCATATTCTGTTTGAGCATGTCCTTACCAAACTCGGATGGACAAGTGAACCGTCATTCAATGGAAAGTCAAGATATTGGAGGCCATCGGGAAGTGACGAATGGAGTGAGAACTCTATCGTCGTACCGATTGACGATCGGGCTCCTGACTACGACTATATGCTGCAACGTGCAGAAAAGAAGTGTCTGGCCCTGTATGGGGATTCCTTTAAGGCGAATCTGGAATACGAGCGTTATATTCAGAGCATGGAACTTGACCCGCTCAATGTACATGCTGAGACGGATTTGCAAAGCGGTTTCATCAATTGGAAGTCGGGACTCAACGCCTTCAACGCATTAAATGATGTGCTGCGCGCAGGAGCGAAAAGCGCGTTCGAATCCAAAAGGATCTTCAATGGTGCCGGACATGTGGTTGCGGACTCGATCATGGACGAGTCGTACATGGGCCAGACAAGGATGGGCAGCTATGAACTTACTGCCCTCATTCCAGCTCACCATGACTACGCCGCCACCACCACAAAGGACCCCAAGAAAAAGGTCGAAACCATCAAAGGACGGACGATAACTAACAAGATCGCTTCCTCCCTTGAAGCAATCAACTATGGAATTGGAGAAACTTTGAAAAGTCATGATTCTGATTCTGAAAAAAGCCTGGAGGTCTTTGACGACCCCGATATGATTAAACATGGGGTCTCCTATGAAATGGTATCAGCGCT
The window above is part of the Bifidobacterium sp. ESL0704 genome. Proteins encoded here:
- a CDS encoding dihydroxyacetone kinase subunit L, translating into MTSKSMVIEFLHQASEIMVENKDYLISIDSIVGDADLGLTMSDGFTAAYDAVKDSDQEDLGKLLYAAGKAMSIKVPSTMGTLMASGLMQAARALRGKTEFSDDDWVSLFEAYEQGVQKLGKAKIGEKTFLDGFDPGVKALKDAVAAGKSLKEAAATAAVAAENGFKSTVGMLAIHGRAAIRGEESRKLEDPGAKVASLIFQAFDKAM
- a CDS encoding DUF4365 domain-containing protein — encoded protein: MEQYQLAHVRAIVAAAGCHVLSYDFDEGIDLVLRRLVNGVKDAELDVQLKAVSHGKCWNAEHNLIHAKLSKLRYDNSIIAGPNSSERRIVVIMDVPDNVDDWIKLADEGTLLSNNYWMTCEGLPERNEETITISAPVEHVFDDAALCEIMEKVKGGMPL